ATCTTTCACAAATTTCATATTTGGAGACTCACTGGTAGATGTTGGAAATAACAATTATCTCTTCACACTGTCAAAAGCTGATTCTTCTCCCTACGGCATCGACTTCAGACCTTCTAATGGCCAACCCACCGGAAGATTCACTAATGGTCGGACCATTTCTGATATCGTAGGTATGTCTCTTTATTAATTCagtaatattttatactatgttttaaatgaaatactctttttatattaaattttaaaatattgaattaaTTATTGAACTTATGTTCTGTTGCATTTTTATGTTAGTTTACAGtagaaattaattatattaatatttacaatcataaaacgacaatcttttctttctttttggatGACAAGATAATCTTTCGTAAgcaaaatatttatagtaaacGAACATTTATTGTGAAACCggagaaaatattaaaaagtggTTAGTACATCGATTAGATATAAATGTGATGTAAAGGTTAGTTAcaacaatttaatataataggACCCTCATAGTTTAAATTAGTTTACAAACACACTTAAAAGTCAACGATTGATAGATAACTTGACTCGTTTTGTAGCATGTAAAAGTCAGCATCGAGTTAGACCGACGAATTGAAAACAGTGCTAAAGTAATAATGTAAAAGTGTGTAACGTTGGGGAATTTAAAAGGTTAGTTCCACAAATGCAACTAACATTCATTCCTGGAATATTAACTTATTACAATATGCTTTTGAAGTGGTTGTCCTTGAATCGCTTAACGTTGgcttttgaaaattaagatgaTGATAATCAATCTGCAACTAATTCTCTTACGCACACATGCTAATCACtgaattgttttgaaaaaacaCAGGTGAAGCTTTGGGAGCAAAATCAGCACCAACTCCTTATCTTGAACCAAACACTGAGGTTAACACAATTCATAGTGGGATCAATTATGCATCTGGTTCGGCTGGAATCTTTGACGACACTGGTCTTTTGTTCGTAAGCCCCATATAGTATAAACGTCGTTTTAAAGTGTTGAATTATAATCCATAATAAATACAATACTACTATTTAATACTCCATTTACGTAGGAAATAACAAACATAATATGTAATTGGAGATATAGTGACTGTTGAGAACAaccattttttttggtttctgacAGATAGGGAGGGTTCCGTTGAGGGAACAAGTGAGTTATTTTGAGAAAAGTAGAGGCTATATGGTAAGAATGATTGGTGAAAATGGTACGAAAGAGATGTTGAAGAAGTCAATGTTCACAATCACAATTGGGTCCAatgatatattaaattatatccAACCATCTATACCTTTCTTCTCTCAAGACAAGCTCCCCATTGGTGTCTTACAAGACTCCATGGTCTTTCATTTAACCACACACCTTAAGGTAGTAAAAATAGTACTGTGGAAATATAatgcataaatgtttttttgtaaactatatataatgCAGAAATAATGCATAAATTtatgcatatataaatttatgcatATATAATGCATAAATTATCAAGCAATAACTATTATGGAATTATTGTCTTTTTGTTACCACTTGGGTCCACTATTTAATTCGTCGTAAAGTTATGTAAATAATTCAATGGTGTCAAACCAAATTTTTCCTGTTTGcgctaattttaaaatatttttaatgttctAACTTTTCACAAATATTATAGCTAGTACTTAGTAACTAGCAAAACCAAATGCAGAACACGCACGATCCAAGTCATATTAATTGTGTCAAAGTCCCGTGTGTTTGCAGCGTTTGCATGAACTAGGAGCAAGAAAGTTCGTGGTGGTCGGAGTGGGGCCACTCGGCTGCATACCATTTGCTCGCGCCTTGAACTTAATACCAGCTGGAAAGTGCTCTGACGAAGTCAACCAAATCGTCCGTGGCTATAACATGAAGCTTAGACATTCTCTCGCGACATTGAATACCGAGTTAGGATATCACAACACTACATTTGTCTACGCCAATTCTTACGACCTCTTCTTGAAACTGGTTTTGAACTATCGCCAATTTGGTAATGATTTAGTTGTCTAGTAACAAAATGTTTTTGGTTTGATCAAGAATCCTAATGAAATGTTTTGGTTTGGAAGGGTTGGAGAACGCGGACAAGCCTTGCTGTGGGGGCTACTTTCCACCCTTTACTTGCTTCAAGGCACCGAACCAGAACTCAAGCGAAGCGGCCTGTGAGGACCGGTCCAAGTTTGTGTTTTGGGACGCATATCACCCAACCGAAGCTGCCAATCTCATTGTTGCCAAAGCACTTCTTGATGGGGACCAAACTGTGGCTACACCTTTTAATATTCGTCACCTTAACCATCTTTaatcattaatataaaatatttttgtgttaTTTCAAAACCATTTAAATATACTCAAGCACATCAATAAGCTATTATTTTCTTCGGAAACGTAACAACAAGAGATAGACTACTCTCCTGATAGATTCTAAAGCTTAGTGAAGACCGTACATTACAAACTAAACTGATAAGAGAGCGAAACTTAGACCACATAACCGGACTGTAAACGACCCAAGTAAACTCAAGACCTCTCAGTTACCAGCTGAACGAATCCTTAGACTTGCCAATCTTTGTTTTGTATGAACTCTCTATTTCTTCCTGCAGACATTTCATTAACAGATCAATATCACTCTTGTTAAAATATGCCTTGAATCTGCGAGCTGAGTTATATCGGGCGATCCAGACGTCATGGATCGGGCGATATATGAAAggggagtatcgatcgatagacgTGTTGTCGTATCGATCGATAGTACCCAAATCCGAGAAATATGGAAAGTTTCATGAAAGactttcttatatatacatCTAGGGTTTTACCCTATTGTGTAGCACGAATTGTACTCTGAAAATCTAGCCTCCATCAATAAAGTATTCTCTTTGCCCGTGGACTAAACCCTAAGGGTTAACCACGTTAAATCTCTGTGTCAATCCTTCTTATTCATTCATCTGTTAATCTATATCTTCTCACATCCGTCACAACAgactggtatcagagcttcaggTTGAATCTGGTGAGAAGATGTCAGGGATGAACTTGAAGATTGACAAGTTTACTGGAAGAAACAGTTTCAGTCTCTGGCAAATCAAGATGAAGGCGTTGCTGAAGCAACAATGTCTTTGGGCACCGTTGTCAGGGAAGAAGGTTGAATCTGTTACAGCTGAGATGGAGATTATTGAAGAAAATGCGTTTTCAACTACTTTGTTGTGTCTGGCAGATGAGATCATCATCGAAGTTTCTGGTGTTGATGCTGCAGCTGGTTTGTGGTCGAAGTTAGAGAGTCTATATATGACAAAGTCTCTGACTAAGAAGTTACTTCTGAAACAACGTCTCTTCCCTTTGAGGATGCATGAAGCTGCACAGCTTCAGGATCACCTTGACAGTCTAAATTCCATTATGTTGGATCTGAGGAATATTGATGTTAAGGTGGAGGATGAGGATGCGGCGCTGATTTTGTTGGTTTCACTACcaaactcctatgagaattTTGTTCAGTCATTCATAGGGAGTAAGGATACAGTGAGTTTGGAGGAAGTCAGGTCGGCACTTCACAATAGGGAGTTGCGTCACAAGGCATCTGGTTCTGGTACAGACCATCAAGCTTCTGGGTTGTTTGTAGGTGGTGGAAAGAACTTTGGGAAAGGCAAAAGGTCGAAAGACAAAAAGTCGTTTCAAAGGGGTCCTAAACCAAATGATATTTGCAACTACTGCAAAGAAAAAGGGCATTGGAAATCAGATTGtcctaagaagaagaagcaagctGGTTCCGCTGCGGTAGCCGAGGATGAAGCTAAGTCTGATAATGATATTGCGCTGGTTGCTCATGGAAAAACACATCCTAAAGATGTATGGGTTCTGGACACATGCGCATCCTATCATATGTGTCCAAGGAGAGAATGCTTCTCAGAGTATGAAGCAGTGACTGATGGCAAGATCAAGATGGCAAATGACTTTGCTTGCGATATTGCAGGAATCGGTTCTATTAAGCTCATGACACATGATGGTAGAATCTGCACATTGACTGGAGTTAGACATGTTCCATCTATGTCCAAGAACTTGATCTAAGTTAGTCTTTTGGATAGCAGAGGTTTTAAGTATTCAGGTGGAGATGGAGTTCTGAGTGTCTACAGGGGTTCTGATGTGATTTTGAGAGGTTTCATTCATGGTACTTTGTATTTGCTGGAAGGTTCTACGTTTCAGATTCAGCAAACGTTGCATCTCCAGAGGTTCGCAGGGAAGATATGGACAAGTTATGGCATATGAGACTTGGACATATGGGTGAGCGTGGGATGCAGATTCTGTCGAAGAGAGATCTTCTTTGTGGTCATAAGACCAAGAGTCTTGAGTTCTGTGAGCACTGTGTGTTTGGGAAGCTACATAGAAAAAAGTTTCCTAAGGTTGTTTACAAGACAAAAGGCACGCTGGATTACATCCATTCAGATTGTTGGGGTCCCTCCAAGGTGGAGTCACTGAAAGGTCACAGGTATTTTGTGTCCATGATTGATGACTTTTCAAGGAAGACTTGGATTACATTCATGAAGCACAAAAGTGAAGCTTTCAATAGCTTTAAGGAGTGGAAGATACTGGTGGAGAATCAAACTGAGAAGAAGATCAAGAGGCTTCGTACTGATAATGGTCTGGAATTCTGTTCATCAGAGTTCAATCAGTTTTGTAAGGATGCAGGGATTGCTAGGCATCGTACAATCAGGtatacaccacagcagaatggtgtagcaGAGAGAATGAACCAGACATTGCTGGAGAGAGCGAGGTGCATGTTGTCTAATGCTGGTTTAGAGAAGAGGTTTTGGGCTGAGGCAGTCAATACAGcttgttatttaattaatttgggACCACATACAGGGATCGAGTGTCAAATACTTAATGAGGTGTGGTCAGGCAAGTCTGCTGATTACTCTATTCTGAGAGTCTTTGGTTGCACGGTTAACTATCATGTTAATGAAGGAAAACTGGAACCAAGAGCAAAGAAAGGAGTGTTTATGGGCTATGGAGATGGTGTCAAGGGATACAGAGTCTGGTCTCCATCTGAGAAGCG
The sequence above is drawn from the Raphanus sativus cultivar WK10039 chromosome 7, ASM80110v3, whole genome shotgun sequence genome and encodes:
- the LOC108815978 gene encoding GDSL esterase/lipase At5g41890 yields the protein MEITYSFPHKLFNFTLLLWVSHFQATDQSFTNFIFGDSLVDVGNNNYLFTLSKADSSPYGIDFRPSNGQPTGRFTNGRTISDIVGEALGAKSAPTPYLEPNTEVNTIHSGINYASGSAGIFDDTGLLFIGRVPLREQVSYFEKSRGYMVRMIGENGTKEMLKKSMFTITIGSNDILNYIQPSIPFFSQDKLPIGVLQDSMVFHLTTHLKRLHELGARKFVVVGVGPLGCIPFARALNLIPAGKCSDEVNQIVRGYNMKLRHSLATLNTELGYHNTTFVYANSYDLFLKLVLNYRQFGLENADKPCCGGYFPPFTCFKAPNQNSSEAACEDRSKFVFWDAYHPTEAANLIVAKALLDGDQTVATPFNIRHLNHL